One window of candidate division KSB1 bacterium genomic DNA carries:
- a CDS encoding GMC family oxidoreductase, translating to MGANTQTKQPLKPQFFTKGQFRTLEKFADVFIEGENEAITPREIAINLDSFLFKMPSKRKGSIRLLFIIIEYVFPLLSFRLLPFSRLNTKARKKIISRKLERTKRGTILRSLSKIKLLFFFGYYGDPRVNEKVNFVPVKKRKKYKPEDFEILNYRKLPIETPTEDTLKTQVCVIGSGAGGAVVAYNAAAAGNDVVLLEEGSYVTAKEMNHDLREMIPKLYKEGGAQTTVDSLMPIIQGKCLGGTTVINNAICLRINNPGMSPNGHDLLAVWKKLGVNIDVNKLNEAYDRVEKKINVGKISEETGGEGGRVLLDGIKKLQSSGELDKKYKSDYFKKNYKESLGCGFCNWGCPYGRKMSMLETYIPGAIDNGARVVTDCKVVKIERHGNKVTGVKCELKGGRKLFVRADKVVVSCGAIGSSVLLMESGIGGSRVGKNFSFNAFTNMNGRFERVINSYDGAQMASYMDGGNFILETIFNPPMLQSGLIPGWFNTHFERMRAYDRLASIGIVVGTENNGRVKRIKFLRDLLGPVIYTMTDKDFKDLKDGMVLATQVFFAAGAKAVYPNSLVDIEMKADEFDSHDKIERLINSKIKKPNDVIHGSSHPQGGNAMSDSKKKGVVNNQFKVHGYENLYVCDASVFPTTITVNPQLTIMAMAEYLSNQQGWV from the coding sequence ATGGGAGCAAATACACAGACCAAACAGCCGCTTAAACCGCAGTTCTTCACGAAGGGCCAATTCAGAACGCTTGAAAAATTCGCGGATGTGTTTATTGAAGGTGAGAATGAGGCCATAACCCCCCGCGAAATTGCAATTAATCTTGATTCTTTCCTTTTTAAAATGCCATCAAAGCGAAAGGGTAGTATTAGGTTACTTTTTATCATTATTGAATATGTGTTTCCATTGCTGTCTTTTCGCTTACTTCCGTTTTCAAGACTGAATACTAAGGCACGAAAAAAAATAATTTCAAGAAAGCTGGAAAGAACCAAAAGGGGCACTATCCTGCGATCTCTCTCTAAAATAAAGCTTCTGTTTTTCTTCGGCTACTATGGTGATCCCAGGGTTAATGAAAAAGTCAATTTCGTTCCGGTTAAAAAGCGTAAAAAATATAAGCCCGAAGACTTTGAAATACTTAACTATAGAAAACTGCCAATTGAAACACCTACGGAAGATACCCTGAAAACCCAAGTTTGTGTGATCGGTTCCGGCGCCGGAGGTGCAGTAGTGGCCTATAATGCGGCAGCCGCTGGAAATGATGTCGTTTTGCTGGAAGAAGGAAGTTATGTTACTGCCAAGGAAATGAATCATGATCTCCGGGAAATGATCCCAAAGCTTTATAAAGAGGGTGGAGCACAGACCACCGTAGACTCTCTGATGCCCATTATCCAGGGCAAATGCCTCGGCGGAACAACAGTTATAAATAATGCAATCTGCCTGAGGATTAATAATCCGGGAATGTCTCCGAACGGGCATGATTTATTGGCGGTATGGAAGAAGCTTGGTGTAAACATAGATGTAAACAAGTTGAATGAAGCCTACGATCGAGTGGAGAAAAAGATCAATGTGGGCAAGATTTCGGAGGAAACCGGAGGTGAGGGCGGCAGGGTATTGCTTGACGGGATCAAAAAATTACAGAGCTCCGGCGAGCTTGATAAAAAATATAAGTCCGACTACTTCAAGAAAAACTATAAAGAGTCATTGGGGTGTGGGTTTTGCAACTGGGGATGCCCTTATGGTCGCAAAATGTCTATGCTGGAAACCTACATTCCCGGGGCTATCGACAATGGGGCCAGGGTAGTTACGGACTGTAAAGTAGTAAAAATTGAAAGGCATGGAAATAAAGTGACCGGGGTGAAATGCGAGCTAAAGGGTGGCCGTAAGCTGTTTGTTCGGGCAGATAAAGTGGTTGTGTCGTGCGGCGCCATTGGCTCCAGTGTTTTATTGATGGAGAGCGGTATCGGTGGTTCCAGAGTTGGAAAAAACTTCTCTTTTAATGCATTTACTAATATGAACGGCAGATTCGAACGTGTGATAAACTCTTATGACGGGGCTCAAATGGCATCGTATATGGATGGCGGTAACTTCATTTTGGAAACGATTTTTAACCCGCCCATGCTTCAGTCCGGCCTCATCCCCGGTTGGTTCAATACCCATTTTGAGCGTATGAGAGCGTATGACCGTCTTGCCAGTATCGGTATAGTGGTGGGAACCGAGAACAATGGACGCGTGAAACGAATCAAATTCCTGCGGGATCTGCTTGGTCCAGTCATCTATACAATGACAGACAAGGATTTTAAGGATCTGAAAGACGGCATGGTGCTCGCCACTCAGGTCTTTTTTGCTGCTGGCGCCAAGGCAGTTTATCCGAATTCCCTTGTGGATATCGAAATGAAGGCGGATGAATTCGATTCCCATGACAAGATAGAGCGGCTGATCAACTCAAAGATCAAAAAACCGAACGACGTCATCCATGGTTCGTCCCACCCCCAGGGTGGTAACGCCATGAGTGACAGTAAAAAGAAGGGAGTTGTGAACAACCAGTTTAAAGTACATGGTTATGAAAATCTATACGTCTGTGATGCGAGCGTTTTCCCAACTACAATAACAGTCAATCCCCAGCTTACAATTATGGCGATGGCGGAATATTTAAGTAATCAACAGGGGTGGGTTTAG
- a CDS encoding NADH:flavin oxidoreductase, giving the protein MEKDVIFAPLKFRNLTVKNRIFRSNISGRFDNYDGSGTSARINWEEKFARGGVGAIISSFCPVHIRGRILPNYAMIDHDNRIPFWKKVGERVHQYNCKFILQLSHSGRQRDIGGVENENRKALSSTNKTEPFHGLECQAMTIQQIKETIQHFADGARRAREAGLDGVELHGANGYLITQFLSSGINDRKDEYGGSLENRARFVLDIIRAIRKEVGEDFHLQFKISAVDYNNAVIFWDKKGNKLEDSIQICKWAEEAGADAIHASTGSLFPHPLNPPGGILPKVAGKTYDSMISSGKFTFRNYLLFRFKILRPIFNFLWNRTRGDVIEGVSANDAKEIKRNIGIPVLNTGGYQTASVIREKINDGFFDAVAIARPLIANNDLVKIFEQGKDTPDKPCTYCNKCLVNVVENPLGCYEESRFNNYDEMIKQIMSVYENL; this is encoded by the coding sequence ATGGAAAAGGATGTCATTTTTGCACCCTTGAAGTTTCGGAACCTTACAGTTAAGAACCGGATTTTTCGATCCAACATATCCGGAAGATTTGATAATTACGATGGATCGGGTACCTCTGCACGGATAAATTGGGAAGAAAAATTCGCACGAGGAGGCGTTGGAGCAATCATTTCCTCGTTTTGTCCGGTTCACATCAGGGGGCGTATTTTGCCAAATTATGCAATGATCGACCATGATAATCGTATTCCATTTTGGAAAAAAGTAGGCGAAAGAGTACATCAATATAATTGTAAGTTCATTTTGCAATTGAGCCATTCCGGTAGGCAACGAGATATTGGTGGTGTTGAAAATGAAAACCGAAAAGCATTGAGTTCAACAAACAAAACCGAGCCGTTTCATGGTCTCGAATGCCAGGCGATGACAATTCAACAGATTAAAGAGACAATCCAACATTTTGCAGATGGCGCTAGAAGAGCCAGGGAAGCCGGGCTCGATGGCGTGGAATTGCATGGAGCCAATGGATATCTGATTACGCAATTTCTGAGTTCCGGAATTAATGATCGTAAGGATGAATATGGCGGCTCTTTAGAGAATCGCGCACGATTTGTTTTGGATATTATCAGGGCAATTCGTAAGGAAGTCGGAGAAGACTTCCATTTGCAGTTCAAAATCAGCGCGGTAGATTACAATAATGCAGTCATCTTTTGGGACAAAAAAGGAAATAAGCTTGAAGATTCTATACAAATCTGTAAATGGGCTGAAGAAGCCGGTGCAGATGCCATTCATGCCTCGACTGGCAGTTTATTTCCTCATCCCTTGAATCCACCGGGAGGAATATTACCCAAAGTTGCCGGTAAAACGTACGATTCTATGATTTCAAGCGGTAAGTTTACTTTTCGGAATTACCTTCTTTTTAGATTTAAGATATTGAGACCCATCTTTAATTTTCTGTGGAATAGAACCCGGGGAGATGTTATTGAGGGTGTCTCGGCTAATGACGCTAAGGAAATCAAAAGGAATATTGGTATTCCGGTTTTGAATACGGGAGGCTATCAAACTGCTTCAGTTATTCGTGAAAAAATCAATGATGGCTTTTTTGATGCGGTTGCAATTGCACGCCCCTTGATTGCAAATAATGACCTGGTTAAAATTTTCGAACAGGGTAAGGATACGCCGGATAAGCCATGCACCTACTGCAATAAGTGCCTGGTGAATGTTGTTGAGAATCCATTAGGGTGCTATGAAGAGTCCAGATTCAACAATTACGATGAAATGATCAAACAGATAATGTCTGTTTATGAGAACCTCTAA
- a CDS encoding serine hydrolase, translating into MRTSILTGFVLAAAFILSDSASGQAYQRSELTAQVDELFGEWDTEDSPGAALGVYKEGRIIYARGYGTANLEYGIPMTSQTVLRIGSISKQFVAMCIAILVEPGKLSFDDDIRAYLPEMSDYGQPITIRHLLHHTSGIREYLTLVELIGKPEGSGFGYTTREVLELLARQEDLNFDPGERFSYTNSGYFLLMEIVTRVSGMKASVFAQENIFDPLGMKNTRFYDDPDAIIRNLGFGYSPKQDEGYRLDILRSEVVGDLGIITTVEDFLRWDNNFYDNKLGAGTQELIQTMFTRGRTDDGEELSYAFGLKFGSYRGLLTMGHSGGAVGYVSEFLQFPDHRFSVVILSNLSSFHPGLLARQIADLYLADQFTETPVPSDEARRRLRPSRPKAVTLPIEELEAFAGDFYSDELDFFYSFQVREGSLQLELGGNRIDLVPYSGNRFGWGRRELKFLRNASGAVSGFTLDAGDVRNLKFRKVDSRIPSEMR; encoded by the coding sequence ATGAGGACAAGCATCCTTACCGGCTTCGTACTCGCAGCCGCGTTCATACTCTCGGATAGCGCTTCAGGCCAAGCGTACCAGCGATCGGAGCTTACGGCTCAAGTCGACGAGCTGTTCGGTGAGTGGGATACGGAGGATTCACCGGGCGCGGCGCTCGGGGTCTATAAGGAGGGAAGAATCATCTACGCGCGAGGGTATGGCACGGCGAACCTGGAGTACGGGATTCCCATGACGTCGCAGACCGTTCTGCGGATCGGGTCCATCTCTAAACAGTTCGTCGCGATGTGCATCGCAATCCTCGTTGAACCGGGAAAGCTGTCGTTCGACGACGACATACGCGCCTATCTCCCAGAGATGTCAGACTACGGCCAACCGATCACGATTCGCCACCTGTTACATCACACGAGCGGAATCCGCGAATACCTCACCCTCGTCGAACTGATCGGGAAACCCGAGGGAAGCGGATTCGGCTATACGACGAGAGAAGTTCTTGAACTTCTCGCCCGACAGGAAGATCTCAACTTTGACCCCGGGGAGAGGTTCTCCTACACCAACTCCGGCTATTTTCTTCTGATGGAGATCGTCACACGCGTCAGCGGAATGAAGGCTAGCGTATTTGCCCAAGAGAACATCTTCGATCCTCTTGGCATGAAGAACACTCGTTTCTATGACGACCCGGACGCTATCATCCGGAACCTGGGGTTCGGTTATTCCCCGAAACAAGATGAGGGGTATCGCCTGGACATCCTTCGCTCCGAGGTCGTCGGTGACCTCGGCATCATCACCACGGTCGAGGATTTTCTTCGCTGGGACAACAACTTCTATGACAACAAGCTCGGAGCCGGAACGCAGGAATTGATCCAGACGATGTTCACGCGCGGACGAACAGATGACGGAGAGGAGTTATCCTACGCCTTTGGTCTGAAATTCGGCTCCTACCGTGGCTTATTGACAATGGGCCACAGTGGAGGGGCGGTGGGATATGTGTCGGAATTCTTGCAGTTTCCAGATCACAGATTCTCGGTCGTCATCCTGTCGAACTTGAGCTCGTTTCACCCCGGACTCTTGGCCCGACAAATCGCCGACCTTTACCTTGCCGATCAGTTTACCGAGACGCCAGTCCCAAGCGACGAGGCCCGACGCCGACTCCGACCTTCTCGCCCGAAAGCCGTAACCCTGCCGATTGAAGAGCTTGAAGCCTTTGCGGGTGATTTCTATAGCGACGAGCTCGACTTCTTTTACTCATTCCAGGTCAGGGAGGGCAGCCTTCAGCTCGAGCTCGGCGGAAATCGGATTGACCTGGTTCCCTATTCCGGCAATCGCTTTGGTTGGGGTCGACGAGAACTGAAATTCCTCAGAAACGCGAGCGGTGCCGTCTCCGGCTTCACGCTGGATGCCGGCGACGTACGGAATCTGAAGTTCCGAAAGGTCGACAGCCGGATTCCCAGCGAGATGCGCTAA